ATTACAATTTATCACACGTTAAGAATTACTTTCTACACGATTATAATGGTTCTATTAGTAGAATTAAGTTATTTTATCGTATCACTATTTATTGACCCAACATCTAAATTAGGTGCGTTAATTGTACTTATTGTCGGAGGTTGTGTCGGTGTAGTTGTATATGGATTTTTAACAATGCGCGCTCGACTAGCAGATGAATTTTTAGGCGAAGTCACTTCTAAAATTAGACGTAAAATTAAGTGGGTGTAAATGATGAGATTAGATAAATTTTTAGCAAATTCAGGAATTGGTACACGTAAAGAAGTGAAAAAATTCCTTAAGAAAAACTTAGTAAAAGTAAATGATGTAATCGCTAAAAAACCTGAAATGCATATTAATCCTGAAGAAGATATTATAACATTTGATGATATTCCTATTGAATATGAGCCAGTTGTTTACTTAATGATGAATAAACCAGCAGGGTATGTATCAGCTACAGAAGATGACGAACATGAAACAGTGATCGATATTGTTCCTGAATATATGCACTTAGATTTGTTCCCTGTAGGTCGATTAGATAAAGATACTGAGGGATTACTGTTGTTAACGAATGATGGCAAGTTCTCTCATCAGCTTATGAGTCCAAAGCATAGAGTTCCTAAAAGATACTATGCAGAAGTTGATGGACATATTAACGAAGATGCAATAAAGAAATTTGAAAAAGGAATTGATTTAGGCGATTTCACATCTTCACCTAGTGAATTGGAAATAATCGAGA
This portion of the Mammaliicoccus vitulinus genome encodes:
- a CDS encoding pseudouridine synthase, which gives rise to MRLDKFLANSGIGTRKEVKKFLKKNLVKVNDVIAKKPEMHINPEEDIITFDDIPIEYEPVVYLMMNKPAGYVSATEDDEHETVIDIVPEYMHLDLFPVGRLDKDTEGLLLLTNDGKFSHQLMSPKHRVPKRYYAEVDGHINEDAIKKFEKGIDLGDFTSSPSELEIIESGESFKAIVTIYEGKFHQVKRMFHSIDCEVTYLKRLQIASLELDEQLELGEYRHLMEEDFKLLNL